From a single Pseudobutyrivibrio xylanivorans genomic region:
- a CDS encoding 4Fe-4S dicluster domain-containing protein: MVTSDQSIVRLKHNIMEEVCKLAWKGELDASHKEQVCYEIIPGPRPTYRCCVYKEREIVRQRVILSCAENLPTNPDSKNVVQVIQPACDDCSIASYSVTDNCRFCLGKACLNSCKFGAISPGERRMHIDPTKCKECGMCAKECPYQAIVHLERPCKKACPVGAISYDEYGHCVIDDEKCISCGHCIHSCPFGAIGSKTYLVHIIKAILEGKKVIAMCAPATEGQFGEDISMAAVKEACKKIGFTDMIEVGLGGDMTAAYESAEWFEAKEEGRKMTTSCCPAFINMLRKHFPDQFRDNMSSTVSPMCAISRFVKATMGEDTVTVFVGPCIAKKSEAQDETVPGNADYVITFGELRALMRSKGVEFEPVEENYQESSTFGKHFASSGGVAKAVIECMQERGQNTDDIKLMQCAGGAECKKALMLLKSGKLDVDFIEGMICDGGCVGGPSKHRAEREIIKARTSLIGKADGRKILANLENYPMDKFSMYRDGHME, encoded by the coding sequence ATGGTTACTTCAGATCAAAGTATTGTACGTTTGAAGCACAACATTATGGAAGAGGTTTGTAAGCTTGCTTGGAAGGGTGAGCTTGATGCGTCACACAAGGAGCAGGTTTGCTACGAAATTATTCCTGGTCCAAGACCAACATATCGTTGCTGCGTTTACAAGGAGCGCGAAATCGTTAGACAGCGTGTCATCCTTTCATGCGCAGAGAATCTTCCAACAAACCCAGATTCTAAGAACGTTGTTCAGGTTATTCAGCCGGCATGTGACGACTGTTCTATTGCATCTTACTCAGTAACAGATAACTGCCGTTTCTGTCTTGGAAAGGCTTGTCTCAACTCTTGTAAGTTTGGTGCTATTTCTCCAGGTGAGAGAAGAATGCACATCGATCCTACAAAGTGTAAGGAGTGCGGTATGTGTGCTAAGGAGTGTCCTTACCAGGCAATCGTTCACCTTGAGAGACCATGTAAGAAGGCTTGTCCAGTTGGCGCTATTTCTTACGATGAGTACGGTCACTGCGTAATCGATGATGAGAAGTGTATCTCATGTGGTCACTGTATCCACAGCTGCCCATTCGGTGCTATCGGTTCTAAGACATATCTTGTACATATCATCAAGGCTATCCTTGAGGGCAAGAAGGTTATCGCTATGTGTGCACCTGCTACAGAGGGACAGTTCGGTGAGGATATCTCAATGGCTGCAGTTAAGGAAGCTTGCAAGAAGATTGGTTTCACAGACATGATCGAGGTTGGTCTCGGTGGTGATATGACAGCTGCTTACGAGTCAGCTGAGTGGTTTGAGGCTAAGGAAGAAGGACGTAAGATGACAACATCTTGCTGCCCAGCTTTCATCAATATGCTTAGAAAGCACTTCCCAGATCAGTTCAGAGATAATATGTCTTCAACTGTATCTCCAATGTGTGCTATCTCTCGTTTCGTTAAGGCTACAATGGGTGAGGATACTGTTACAGTATTCGTTGGACCATGTATCGCTAAGAAGTCTGAGGCACAGGATGAGACAGTACCAGGAAATGCAGATTACGTTATCACATTTGGTGAGCTTCGTGCATTAATGCGTTCTAAGGGCGTAGAGTTCGAGCCAGTAGAGGAGAACTATCAGGAGTCTTCTACATTTGGTAAGCACTTCGCTTCTTCAGGCGGTGTTGCTAAGGCTGTTATCGAGTGCATGCAGGAGCGTGGACAGAATACAGATGATATCAAGCTTATGCAGTGTGCAGGCGGTGCTGAGTGTAAGAAAGCACTTATGCTTCTCAAGAGCGGCAAGCTTGATGTGGATTTCATCGAGGGTATGATTTGTGACGGTGGTTGCGTTGGTGGACCATCTAAGCACCGTGCAGAGCGCGAAATCATCAAAGCACGTACAAGCCTTATCGGAAAGGCTGATGGACGTAAGATCCTTGCAAACCTTGAAAACTATCCTATGGATAAGTTCTCTATGTACCGTGATGGACACATGGAGTAA